One genomic window of Desulfuromonas sp. AOP6 includes the following:
- a CDS encoding penicillin-binding protein, with product MDKQEKWGRYRIRFIGLCFLLAFVLISVRAFSIQVLNQEEWRKRAERQHQKVISLAPKRGAIFDANGEEMALSVEVDSIYADARKVTDLNGEAQALARALSLPVAALKAKLSSGKSFVWLKRRVSPKESEKVKELKLACVDFIKEHRRYYPNAEIGAQVIGFSGLDPEGLEGVELRYDALILGQSGYLVTEKDALGRGMGAGVQALQEQSQGYNVYLTLDKNLQYIAEKELAAGIAAVQGKSGSVVVLDPETGRVLAMASQPDYNPNSFFNYKPAQWRNRAITDAFEPGSTFKVFLVAAALNEGVVKASQKIDCGKGKLAVGGKVIHDHRPYGKLDVSEILKYSSNVGSAKIGKALERENYYRYIRDFGFGGKTGIDLPGEVEGLIRKPSDWFEIDLAAISFGQGLTVTPIQLAAATAAIANGGYLMKPYVVDRVVDTNGQVVKKNNPRVVRQVVSGDVASRVSQMMAQVTEEGGTGTMGAVAGYRVGGKTGTAQKVDPVTGGYSTDKRVSSFIGLVPVNDPKLVILVVVDEPEGQAYGGLVAAPIFSRIAGKSLHYLKVPATAPTIVASTPPSLETSAFPLNKNLRVAWNESGNEGVRMPDCRGQSYRQVLQTMERTGLNIQLRGSGRVVEQSPRAGEPIRYEQEVWVRLAPPT from the coding sequence TTGGATAAACAGGAGAAATGGGGACGTTATAGAATTCGGTTTATTGGCCTGTGTTTTCTGCTGGCCTTTGTCCTGATTTCCGTCCGTGCCTTCAGTATCCAGGTTTTAAATCAGGAGGAATGGCGCAAAAGAGCCGAAAGGCAGCATCAGAAGGTCATCTCTCTGGCGCCCAAACGCGGAGCTATCTTCGATGCCAATGGCGAGGAAATGGCGCTGAGCGTAGAGGTCGATTCCATCTATGCCGATGCGCGAAAGGTGACCGATTTAAACGGGGAAGCCCAGGCTTTGGCCAGAGCCCTGTCGCTGCCGGTCGCCGCCCTTAAGGCCAAGTTGAGTTCAGGCAAAAGTTTTGTCTGGCTTAAAAGGCGCGTCTCACCCAAGGAAAGTGAGAAAGTAAAAGAACTGAAGCTGGCCTGCGTCGATTTCATCAAGGAGCATCGGCGTTATTACCCCAATGCGGAGATCGGCGCCCAGGTTATCGGATTTTCCGGTCTCGACCCTGAGGGACTGGAGGGAGTTGAGCTTCGTTACGATGCCTTGATTCTTGGTCAGTCGGGGTATCTGGTTACGGAAAAAGATGCACTTGGGCGTGGTATGGGAGCAGGGGTTCAGGCTCTGCAGGAACAAAGTCAGGGGTACAATGTCTATCTGACCCTGGACAAGAACCTCCAGTACATTGCTGAAAAAGAGTTGGCAGCAGGCATAGCGGCGGTGCAGGGCAAGTCGGGTTCCGTTGTCGTGCTCGATCCTGAAACGGGACGTGTACTGGCCATGGCGAGCCAGCCTGACTACAACCCTAATTCCTTTTTCAATTACAAACCTGCTCAGTGGAGGAATCGGGCGATTACCGATGCGTTCGAACCAGGCTCTACCTTCAAGGTGTTTCTGGTCGCCGCGGCTTTGAACGAGGGGGTAGTCAAAGCTTCCCAGAAGATTGATTGTGGGAAAGGCAAGCTGGCTGTGGGGGGCAAGGTCATTCACGACCACCGGCCCTACGGGAAACTGGATGTCAGTGAGATCCTCAAGTACAGCTCCAATGTGGGTTCCGCCAAAATAGGCAAGGCCCTGGAGCGTGAAAATTATTACCGCTATATCCGGGATTTTGGTTTTGGTGGCAAAACCGGCATCGATCTGCCTGGAGAGGTAGAAGGACTGATCCGCAAGCCATCCGACTGGTTTGAGATCGACCTGGCGGCGATCTCTTTCGGTCAGGGTCTGACCGTAACGCCAATCCAGCTCGCTGCAGCTACGGCGGCCATAGCCAATGGTGGTTATCTGATGAAACCCTATGTTGTCGACAGGGTTGTGGATACAAACGGACAGGTAGTGAAAAAAAACAATCCGCGGGTTGTTCGGCAGGTTGTTTCAGGGGATGTAGCCAGTCGGGTCAGCCAGATGATGGCGCAAGTGACGGAAGAAGGTGGCACGGGGACGATGGGGGCGGTTGCTGGCTATCGTGTTGGTGGCAAAACGGGAACTGCTCAGAAAGTTGATCCCGTAACGGGCGGATATTCAACGGATAAACGGGTTTCCTCCTTTATCGGTCTGGTGCCGGTGAACGATCCCAAACTGGTCATTCTGGTCGTCGTAGATGAACCGGAGGGTCAAGCCTATGGCGGGCTGGTAGCGGCACCGATCTTCTCACGGATTGCTGGCAAGTCGCTTCATTACCTGAAAGTGCCGGCTACGGCACCGACCATTGTTGCGTCTACCCCACCCTCCCTGGAGACTTCGGCCTTTCCACTGAATAAAAATCTCCGGGTGGCATGGAATGAAAGCGGCAACGAAGGCGTGCGCATGCCGGACTGCCGGGGACAGAGTTATCGGCAGGTTCTCCAAACCATGGAAAGGACCGGACTGAATATACAGCTCAGAGGCAGTGGCCGGGTCGTTGAACAGTCGCCGCGAGCGGGGGAGCCTATTCGGTATGAACAGGAGGTCTGGGTCAGATTGGCGCCGCCGACCTGA
- the mraZ gene encoding division/cell wall cluster transcriptional repressor MraZ: MSFQGEFYNSIDPKGRASIPARFRENLADAHGEERLVVTKNWDGGLSAYPVPLWEENRQKVERLPPGPQRNAAYRLVIAPATECSFDKQGRILIPESLRMHANLERDIVVVGMSDRIEIYSKDKHAEVTQTAVSFVQEDPQFMSDLGF, translated from the coding sequence ATGAGCTTCCAGGGAGAATTCTACAACTCTATCGACCCCAAAGGGCGAGCCAGTATACCGGCACGTTTTCGCGAAAATCTGGCGGACGCCCATGGAGAGGAGCGCCTGGTCGTGACCAAGAACTGGGATGGCGGGCTCAGTGCCTATCCCGTGCCCCTGTGGGAGGAGAATCGCCAGAAAGTGGAGAGGCTCCCTCCCGGTCCCCAGCGTAACGCTGCCTATCGTCTCGTTATCGCCCCGGCGACCGAATGTTCTTTCGACAAGCAGGGCAGGATTCTCATTCCTGAATCGCTGCGAATGCACGCCAATCTTGAGAGGGATATTGTCGTCGTGGGCATGTCGGACCGGATTGAAATATACAGCAAGGATAAGCACGCCGAAGTGACCCAGACGGCAGTGTCCTTTGTGCAGGAGGATCCCCAGTTCATGTCAGATCTGGGATTTTAG
- the ftsL gene encoding cell division protein FtsL produces MSELILRAFPRFGGLTLKKPGLMSVMVFIGLMLALSLFFVWTRIQVINLEYQISSQQERLREMHQENKNLRLEAASLRTPARIERVAVNELGLRFPTPQQVITVR; encoded by the coding sequence ATGTCTGAACTTATTTTGAGAGCATTTCCCCGGTTTGGCGGGTTGACCCTGAAAAAACCGGGCCTGATGTCCGTCATGGTTTTTATTGGTCTGATGCTGGCTCTCTCTCTCTTTTTTGTCTGGACCCGTATTCAGGTGATCAACCTTGAATACCAGATTTCCAGCCAGCAGGAGCGATTGCGTGAAATGCACCAGGAGAACAAGAATCTGCGTCTGGAAGCTGCCAGCCTGCGTACGCCGGCCCGTATCGAAAGAGTGGCCGTCAATGAGCTTGGCCTGAGGTTTCCTACTCCGCAACAGGTCATCACGGTAAGGTAG
- the rsmH gene encoding 16S rRNA (cytosine(1402)-N(4))-methyltransferase RsmH, whose amino-acid sequence MSGGEFRHLSVMPKEVLAYLAPKAGEIYLDGTVGGGGHARLILEASAPDGRLIGLDRDPAALKKAGEVLAPFGDRAVLRHGNFSEASQILQSLGVERVDGILLDLGVSSHQLDAVERGFSFRADAPLDMRMDTTSGQTAADVLASASAEELTRIFREYGEERWAGRIARRIVALRPDKPLLTTEQLADLVRDTVPGGHKPARIHPATRVFQALRIHVNGELDHVAQGISRGLELLKTGGRMVVISFHSLEDRIVKQFFQRQAQRCICPPQLPYCSCGHEARLEILTRKAVRAGEEEVADNPRARSAVLRAARRLD is encoded by the coding sequence TTGTCCGGCGGCGAGTTCAGGCATCTGTCGGTGATGCCGAAGGAAGTGTTGGCCTACCTGGCGCCAAAGGCAGGTGAAATTTACCTGGATGGCACTGTGGGGGGTGGCGGACACGCCCGACTGATTCTGGAGGCGTCGGCGCCTGACGGTCGCTTGATCGGCCTGGATCGCGATCCCGCGGCTCTGAAAAAAGCGGGTGAAGTTCTGGCCCCCTTTGGCGACCGTGCTGTACTGCGACACGGTAATTTTTCGGAAGCGAGCCAGATACTGCAGTCGCTAGGTGTAGAGCGGGTTGATGGCATCCTGCTGGATCTGGGGGTTTCCTCTCATCAGCTCGATGCCGTGGAAAGAGGTTTCTCCTTTCGCGCTGATGCGCCCCTGGATATGAGGATGGATACTACCTCGGGCCAGACCGCCGCAGATGTTCTTGCCAGTGCCAGTGCAGAGGAGTTGACGCGTATTTTCCGTGAGTACGGGGAAGAACGCTGGGCTGGACGTATCGCTCGCCGTATTGTGGCCCTGCGGCCCGACAAACCACTCCTGACTACGGAACAGCTGGCTGATCTGGTTCGTGACACGGTTCCTGGTGGGCACAAGCCTGCCAGGATTCACCCGGCCACGCGGGTTTTTCAGGCGTTGAGAATCCATGTCAACGGCGAACTCGATCATGTGGCCCAAGGCATCAGCCGGGGATTGGAACTTCTGAAGACGGGGGGGCGGATGGTGGTCATCAGCTTTCACTCGCTGGAAGACCGCATCGTGAAACAGTTTTTTCAACGACAGGCACAACGTTGCATCTGCCCGCCCCAGCTTCCTTATTGCAGCTGCGGGCATGAGGCGAGACTCGAAATCCTGACCCGGAAGGCCGTTCGCGCCGGTGAAGAAGAGGTCGCCGATAATCCCCGAGCACGCAGTGCGGTTCTTCGCGCCGCCCGGCGTCTGGACTGA